The following coding sequences are from one Actinomycetota bacterium window:
- the recG gene encoding ATP-dependent DNA helicase RecG yields the protein MRSYDSSVSSIRQVNSARKEALDRMGLSTVRRLLDHSPLRYLDFSTRAPILDLVPGMEATVVGTILSVKTRSPRHRLTLTEIAIGDDSGGVLLGVWYNQEYIASTYREGQTVAFAGSARFEFGFMQMRRPFVEILADSSEVAELNRILPVHPATAQLTSNWIRRLITSALSMTLVLPDYLPAGLRIANDLTSRRDAIAGLHFPRNSEHLAEARRRLAYDELLFMQIAMGASRLAQTPDDAGFRHRIDGPLHPALKSALPFALSGEQQLAVGEIAQDMSAPKPMNRMLIGDVGTGKTVVAGHALAIAVDSDAQALMMAPTEVLVEQYRHSLGPMLDKIGVRYAILTGSTPQPARKEILSGLASGRISVVFGTHALLEESVTFHNLTLAIVDEQHRFGVAQRRKVREKGSGVDLLVMTATPIPRSLSLTYYGDLDATYLKSYPRSRPADHITTRCLDKPHREEAYAAVREAVAAGHQAYVICPLVEESDALDLKAVTAEVHRLRTEVFPGLSVAHLTGKMTSAEKSAVMTAFREGKIDVLVSTTVVEVGVDVPNATVMIVEDAERFGLAQLHQLRGRIGRGIERGAFFAFADPKSDDGRARMRAFEESNDGFLLAQIDLDIRGPGQIFGEKQSGIPELKFASLSADLELIERARYDARMLLESDPGLQSQRNRPLHDELQVRLSEAQRCVSSG from the coding sequence TTGAGGTCCTACGATTCTTCGGTCAGTTCGATCAGGCAAGTCAACAGCGCTAGGAAAGAGGCGCTTGATCGAATGGGACTGTCAACTGTGCGCAGGTTGCTAGACCACTCACCGTTGCGGTACCTGGATTTCTCGACCCGGGCTCCAATCCTGGATTTAGTACCCGGGATGGAGGCAACGGTAGTCGGGACTATCTTGAGTGTCAAAACTCGCAGCCCCAGACATCGCCTAACCCTCACGGAGATAGCCATAGGCGACGATAGCGGGGGAGTACTTCTCGGCGTCTGGTATAACCAGGAATACATAGCTAGCACCTATCGCGAGGGACAGACCGTGGCGTTCGCTGGCAGCGCACGCTTCGAATTCGGATTCATGCAGATGCGTCGGCCCTTTGTCGAGATTCTTGCGGACTCCTCGGAGGTGGCCGAGCTCAACCGGATCCTGCCTGTCCATCCAGCTACCGCGCAGCTGACCAGCAACTGGATCCGGCGCCTGATCACAAGTGCTCTCTCTATGACGTTGGTTTTACCGGACTATCTTCCGGCAGGACTGAGGATTGCAAATGATCTTACCAGTCGACGTGATGCCATTGCGGGGCTCCACTTTCCCCGCAATTCCGAGCATCTTGCCGAAGCCAGGAGACGGCTCGCCTACGATGAGTTGCTGTTCATGCAGATCGCGATGGGCGCCTCACGACTAGCCCAAACACCCGACGATGCTGGATTCAGGCACAGGATCGACGGGCCGCTGCATCCGGCTCTGAAATCGGCATTGCCGTTCGCCCTCTCTGGTGAACAGCAACTCGCTGTAGGTGAGATTGCACAGGACATGAGTGCGCCGAAGCCCATGAACAGGATGCTCATCGGTGATGTAGGTACAGGTAAGACTGTTGTAGCAGGGCATGCCTTGGCCATCGCAGTTGATTCAGACGCTCAGGCACTGATGATGGCACCAACAGAGGTGCTTGTAGAGCAGTATCGTCACAGTCTTGGACCGATGCTTGACAAGATCGGCGTTAGGTATGCGATTTTGACCGGATCGACACCGCAGCCTGCGCGCAAGGAGATTTTGTCTGGCCTTGCGAGCGGGCGTATTTCGGTCGTCTTCGGCACTCATGCTCTTCTCGAGGAGTCCGTCACATTCCACAACCTGACTTTAGCAATAGTCGATGAGCAACATCGGTTTGGAGTAGCGCAAAGACGCAAGGTCCGCGAGAAGGGCTCCGGCGTCGATCTGCTCGTCATGACCGCCACCCCGATTCCGCGGTCCCTATCGCTTACCTACTATGGCGACCTGGATGCAACCTACCTCAAGTCGTATCCCCGATCCCGCCCGGCGGATCACATCACCACTAGGTGCCTGGACAAGCCCCATAGGGAGGAGGCGTACGCGGCTGTTCGCGAAGCAGTCGCAGCGGGACATCAAGCTTACGTCATCTGCCCGCTGGTTGAGGAATCGGATGCGTTGGATCTCAAGGCAGTTACTGCCGAGGTCCACAGGTTGCGAACCGAAGTCTTTCCGGGGCTATCGGTCGCGCATCTGACCGGTAAGATGACCTCTGCCGAGAAGTCCGCGGTAATGACCGCATTCCGCGAAGGGAAAATCGACGTCCTCGTGTCAACGACAGTGGTCGAAGTCGGCGTAGATGTGCCCAATGCAACCGTGATGATCGTGGAAGACGCCGAGAGGTTCGGGCTTGCGCAACTCCATCAACTCCGAGGGCGAATAGGTCGTGGGATTGAGCGTGGAGCTTTCTTCGCCTTCGCCGACCCGAAGTCTGATGATGGACGTGCCAGAATGCGTGCTTTTGAGGAGTCCAACGACGGCTTTCTGCTAGCCCAGATAGACCTGGACATTCGAGGCCCGGGACAGATTTTCGGGGAGAAGCAATCGGGAATTCCTGAGTTGAAGTTCGCCTCACTAAGTGCTGATTTGGAGCTGATTGAGCGGGCTCGGTACGATGCTCGCATGCTGCTCGAATCCGATCCAGGCTTACAGTCCCAAAGAAATCGTCCGTTGCATGACGAACTTCAGGTTCGCCTCAGCGAGGCACAAAGGTGCGTGAGTAGCGGATGA
- the rsmD gene encoding 16S rRNA (guanine(966)-N(2))-methyltransferase RsmD, translating to MRVISGRFRSRRIHVPKGVTARPTMDRVREALFSRLEALDAIAGAVVLDAFAGSGALGIEALSRGATHVTFIERDSWVFRTLKRNLVEFDVQQCTTAIRNDALGHDLSFGAIAKPFTLILLDPPYRIDKSEVTMYIERLAMHDLLSDGTYVAWEYSSDNMAQWPPGFSSLGHRSYGTTMVDIAVYDKEAA from the coding sequence ATGAGAGTCATATCTGGCCGATTTAGGTCACGCAGAATACACGTACCCAAAGGCGTCACTGCCAGGCCCACCATGGACCGGGTGCGCGAGGCACTGTTCTCGAGACTGGAAGCGTTGGACGCCATCGCTGGAGCTGTGGTTCTTGACGCTTTTGCCGGCTCCGGGGCGCTAGGAATCGAGGCGCTCTCACGCGGGGCCACTCACGTCACTTTCATCGAACGTGACAGTTGGGTCTTCCGTACTCTGAAACGCAATCTTGTCGAGTTCGACGTGCAGCAATGTACGACCGCTATCCGCAATGATGCTTTGGGGCACGACCTGTCATTCGGGGCCATCGCAAAGCCCTTTACGTTGATTCTTCTCGACCCTCCCTATAGAATCGATAAATCCGAGGTCACGATGTACATCGAGAGGCTTGCCATGCACGACCTGCTTTCGGATGGAACATATGTTGCATGGGAGTACTCTTCGGATAACATGGCACAGTGGCCACCGGGTTTTTCATCGCTCGGTCACCGGAGTTACGGAACGACAATGGTAGACATAGCGGTATACGACAAGGAAGCTGCATGA
- the coaD gene encoding pantetheine-phosphate adenylyltransferase, with the protein MKRGVCPGTFDPVTSGHIDIIERASAILDELIVGVAFNPDKGGGPLFTVEERVALIERATAHLPNVSVRPFGNLLVDFAHEVEATIVIKGLRALTDFEREFQMAQLNYRLDRKIETMFIMAIPEYMYLSSSAVKEIAGHGGSVVGLVPEVVRTALSERLPSSH; encoded by the coding sequence ATGAAAAGAGGCGTTTGTCCCGGAACATTCGATCCAGTGACATCCGGGCATATTGACATCATCGAGCGCGCTTCGGCGATACTCGATGAACTGATTGTCGGAGTGGCGTTCAACCCCGATAAGGGTGGTGGTCCTTTATTCACCGTGGAAGAGAGGGTTGCACTCATCGAGAGGGCAACCGCACATCTACCCAACGTAAGTGTTCGCCCTTTCGGGAATCTGCTGGTCGATTTCGCTCATGAGGTCGAGGCCACTATCGTCATCAAAGGACTGCGGGCTCTCACGGACTTCGAACGGGAATTCCAGATGGCCCAGCTCAACTATCGTCTGGATCGCAAGATCGAGACCATGTTCATCATGGCAATACCCGAGTACATGTATCTGAGTTCATCTGCTGTAAAAGAGATAGCCGGGCATGGAGGATCCGTCGTGGGTCTGGTTCCTGAAGTCGTCAGGACAGCTCTGTCGGAACGCCTGCCCTCGTCGCACTAG
- a CDS encoding ATPase → MDILTLIDRIEELVHDGKGIPFSSSKLVDPVKVYEIVDEIRAQFPDELKQARWIVKERQEMLEEAEKEANRILEEARDRAAALASEQEIVKMSEQQAAAILDDARNKEREIRLGAEDYADEMLANLEVNLGKLLTAVQRGRDRLQGKVGGQR, encoded by the coding sequence ATGGATATATTGACGTTGATCGATCGAATTGAAGAGCTGGTACACGACGGCAAAGGGATTCCGTTCTCCAGCTCCAAACTCGTTGACCCAGTGAAGGTCTACGAGATCGTCGATGAGATCCGCGCACAGTTCCCAGATGAACTAAAGCAGGCTCGGTGGATCGTCAAAGAGCGCCAAGAGATGCTCGAAGAGGCCGAGAAGGAAGCGAACCGCATCCTCGAGGAAGCTAGGGATCGTGCCGCCGCCCTGGCGTCTGAGCAGGAGATCGTGAAGATGTCCGAGCAGCAAGCTGCAGCGATTCTCGACGATGCCCGCAACAAAGAGCGCGAGATCAGGCTCGGTGCCGAGGATTATGCCGACGAGATGTTGGCTAACCTCGAGGTAAACCTGGGCAAGCTCTTGACCGCAGTCCAGCGTGGCCGCGACCGACTTCAGGGCAAGGTCGGCGGCCAGCGATAA
- a CDS encoding DUF177 domain-containing protein, whose amino-acid sequence MDSFLVYVGDVTHDLGSSINVIESLILHDFTFNEMAFTHASPAQVDITVTNTGAGLVAMGSVAATLRTECSRCLEPFEMPVVGTIEAFFTTADRAIDLPEGQEWSPIQGETVDVLPGVLAAILVELPIAPVHSDDCRGICPKCGCDLNENRCECPSDAKAPNPFEALRSLQEETD is encoded by the coding sequence GTGGATTCGTTTCTTGTATACGTCGGGGATGTCACCCATGACCTAGGCTCCTCCATCAACGTGATCGAAAGTCTGATACTCCACGACTTCACTTTCAATGAGATGGCTTTCACACATGCATCACCCGCTCAGGTCGATATCACCGTTACGAACACTGGCGCCGGACTCGTCGCAATGGGTTCCGTGGCGGCGACCCTGAGAACGGAGTGCTCACGATGCCTCGAGCCGTTCGAGATGCCGGTTGTGGGTACTATCGAAGCCTTTTTCACAACCGCGGATCGCGCAATCGACCTCCCCGAGGGTCAAGAATGGTCGCCCATCCAGGGTGAGACCGTCGACGTGTTGCCGGGGGTGCTCGCCGCCATACTGGTCGAGCTTCCCATCGCACCCGTACACAGCGATGACTGCCGAGGAATTTGCCCGAAGTGCGGCTGCGACCTGAATGAGAATCGTTGTGAGTGTCCATCTGATGCGAAGGCCCCCAATCCCTTCGAGGCCCTGCGGTCGCTTCAAGAGGAGACCGACTGA
- the rpmF gene encoding 50S ribosomal protein L32, with product MPVPKRKKGRAKTASRRATHIISGPSIAMCPQCHQAKLPHRVCASCGYYKGKEVIDTQ from the coding sequence ATGCCGGTTCCCAAGCGGAAAAAAGGACGTGCCAAGACCGCATCTAGGCGCGCTACCCATATTATTTCTGGCCCATCCATCGCGATGTGCCCCCAGTGTCACCAAGCGAAACTTCCCCACAGGGTCTGCGCTTCTTGCGGCTACTACAAGGGCAAGGAAGTCATCGACACCCAGTAG
- the plsX gene encoding phosphate acyltransferase PlsX, whose amino-acid sequence MSDLRIVTVAVDAVGGDFAPSAILEGVHRALAGDTGLRVCLLGPEEIVVEHARKSERCDAVITTQTIDMDENPVNAVRTKRDSSIVVGCRMVKETSADAFFSAGSTGACMAAATLTLGRIKGISRPAIATVIPTERNPVVLLDVGANADCKPEYLLDFARMGQAYARLALGVGNPRIGLLNIGEEPSKGSQLSIDAHGMLRESVPGFVGNIEGRDLTQGAVDVVVTDGFTGNVTLKLLEGVSKSLLTQVKAAMLSSVATKAAAVVLKPSLMRLKEKMSPDTYGGAPLLGVNGVCIIGHGSSSPLAVSNAIAMSAQMVRRGLLAEIARATAAQDVSDSESGR is encoded by the coding sequence ATGTCTGATTTAAGAATTGTTACTGTCGCAGTCGATGCTGTCGGAGGAGATTTCGCCCCGAGCGCGATCCTCGAGGGAGTCCACCGGGCCCTTGCTGGAGACACCGGCCTTCGGGTCTGCCTACTCGGCCCAGAGGAGATCGTCGTCGAACATGCGCGCAAGTCGGAGCGATGCGACGCCGTGATCACCACTCAGACTATCGATATGGATGAGAATCCAGTCAATGCGGTGCGCACGAAGAGGGACTCATCCATCGTAGTCGGGTGTCGCATGGTGAAGGAGACCTCGGCAGATGCGTTCTTCTCGGCGGGCTCAACCGGTGCGTGTATGGCAGCAGCGACTCTGACTCTGGGGAGGATCAAGGGAATTTCGCGTCCGGCCATCGCTACCGTGATCCCTACTGAGAGAAACCCAGTGGTCCTGTTGGACGTGGGTGCGAACGCCGATTGTAAACCCGAGTATCTGCTCGATTTTGCGCGGATGGGCCAGGCTTACGCCAGGCTGGCTTTGGGGGTGGGGAATCCGCGGATCGGGCTTCTCAATATCGGAGAGGAGCCCTCCAAAGGCTCACAACTGAGCATCGATGCCCATGGCATGCTGAGGGAGAGCGTTCCAGGATTCGTGGGCAACATCGAAGGGCGTGATCTGACGCAGGGAGCGGTTGACGTCGTTGTCACTGACGGGTTTACCGGCAACGTCACGCTCAAGCTGCTTGAAGGTGTGAGTAAGTCGCTACTTACTCAGGTGAAGGCGGCGATGCTTTCCAGCGTTGCGACCAAGGCAGCAGCTGTGGTCTTGAAGCCGTCGCTGATGCGCCTGAAAGAGAAGATGAGCCCGGATACCTATGGTGGTGCGCCGCTTTTGGGTGTCAACGGTGTGTGCATCATCGGTCACGGATCCTCTAGCCCCCTAGCCGTGTCGAATGCGATTGCGATGTCCGCGCAGATGGTTCGCAGAGGACTGCTTGCTGAGATAGCTCGAGCTACGGCAGCACAGGACGTGAGCGATAGCGAGTCTGGCCGATGA
- a CDS encoding ketoacyl-ACP synthase III encodes MTHARRFASITGTGSYLPERILTNCELEAMVDTSDEWILSRTGIAERRIVAPDEATSDLAAEAGRKALADARIAPADLDLIIVGTSSPDLIFPSTACITQRLLGAECPAYDVMAACTGFVFALQAGTAAIESGRADTVLVIGADALTRHVDFTDRTTCVLFGDGAGAVVLQTTEEPGVLSIVLGSDGRGGDHLSIPAGGSRKPAASFSPESGEHFLKMNGNEVFKFAVRAIPKVTRQALAASNLSVQDLDWLIPHQANQRILDTVEERLGIDHSRVFSNLRYTGNTSAASIPIAIDELNSAGKLLAGANIALVGFGAGLTWGAAIVRWTAPPRLKGN; translated from the coding sequence ATGACTCACGCGAGGCGCTTTGCTTCCATCACTGGGACGGGCTCGTATCTTCCCGAGCGAATCCTCACGAACTGCGAGCTCGAGGCCATGGTCGACACGTCGGACGAGTGGATCCTATCTCGCACCGGGATCGCCGAGAGGCGCATCGTTGCGCCCGACGAGGCCACGAGTGACCTAGCCGCCGAAGCAGGCCGCAAGGCGTTGGCTGATGCCCGGATTGCACCGGCTGATCTCGACCTCATCATCGTCGGTACGTCCTCGCCGGATTTGATTTTTCCCTCTACGGCATGTATCACCCAGCGCCTGCTAGGGGCAGAATGCCCTGCATATGATGTCATGGCCGCGTGCACTGGCTTTGTGTTTGCACTGCAGGCGGGGACCGCTGCCATCGAGTCTGGCAGGGCTGACACCGTCCTAGTCATTGGCGCTGATGCTCTCACCAGGCATGTTGACTTCACTGATCGAACCACCTGTGTCCTTTTCGGTGATGGCGCTGGAGCGGTGGTTCTCCAAACAACTGAGGAACCTGGTGTGCTGAGTATCGTGCTTGGCTCTGATGGCCGCGGCGGTGATCATCTGTCGATTCCAGCGGGCGGTTCCAGAAAGCCCGCAGCTTCTTTCAGCCCCGAGTCCGGCGAACACTTCTTGAAGATGAATGGTAACGAGGTTTTCAAGTTCGCGGTAAGGGCCATACCGAAAGTCACCCGACAAGCGCTCGCGGCATCTAACCTTTCTGTGCAGGACCTCGATTGGCTGATTCCGCATCAGGCCAACCAACGGATCCTCGATACTGTTGAGGAGCGCTTGGGTATCGACCACAGTAGGGTATTCTCGAACCTGAGATATACCGGCAACACTTCTGCTGCATCGATACCCATCGCTATTGATGAGCTGAACTCCGCTGGCAAACTTTTGGCTGGAGCCAACATCGCTCTGGTCGGCTTTGGAGCAGGACTGACCTGGGGAGCTGCCATCGTCCGCTGGACCGCTCCACCAAGACTGAAGGGAAATTAG
- the fabK gene encoding enoyl-[acyl-carrier-protein] reductase FabK: MPFRTRVTELFDIRHPIIQGGMAWTSTAELAAAVSSGGGLGIIGAGQMPTDNLRTQIRLAKTLTDKPFGVNLMLMTPHIDDIVDMVLAEGVHMVTTGAGNPGKYMSVLKDRGIKVVPIAPSVALAKRLEGMGADAIIGEGMEAGGHIGELTTMTLVPQLVDAVSVPVIAAGGIADGRGVVAAFALGAEGIQVGTRFMCATECTIHPDVKQSILKARDRETVVTGYSTGHPVRVLKNKLAKMIAAHDKAGETEEIEKLGTGKLALAMRDGDLEMGSLMAGQSAALVCKIQPAAEIIDEMMTEASLMIRSMPANLLEA, encoded by the coding sequence ATGCCGTTTCGCACGCGTGTCACCGAACTCTTTGACATCCGCCACCCCATCATCCAGGGCGGGATGGCATGGACTTCGACTGCCGAATTAGCCGCCGCTGTCAGTAGCGGCGGCGGCCTGGGCATCATCGGCGCAGGGCAGATGCCTACTGACAATTTGCGGACGCAGATCAGGCTGGCCAAGACACTCACCGACAAGCCCTTCGGCGTCAATTTGATGCTGATGACTCCGCATATCGACGACATCGTCGACATGGTATTGGCCGAAGGTGTACACATGGTCACTACCGGTGCCGGAAATCCCGGCAAGTACATGTCGGTATTGAAGGATCGCGGAATCAAAGTCGTCCCGATTGCTCCTTCGGTGGCACTCGCTAAGCGTCTTGAGGGGATGGGCGCCGACGCGATAATCGGCGAGGGCATGGAGGCGGGAGGGCATATTGGAGAGTTGACGACCATGACGCTCGTTCCGCAGTTGGTCGATGCCGTTTCAGTCCCCGTCATCGCAGCGGGTGGGATCGCAGATGGCAGAGGTGTCGTAGCCGCGTTCGCGCTGGGAGCCGAAGGGATTCAGGTAGGAACTCGATTCATGTGCGCCACCGAGTGCACCATCCACCCCGACGTCAAGCAGAGCATTCTCAAGGCTCGCGACCGGGAGACTGTTGTGACTGGTTACTCGACTGGGCATCCAGTTCGCGTGCTCAAGAACAAGCTCGCCAAGATGATTGCCGCACATGACAAGGCTGGCGAGACTGAGGAGATCGAAAAACTCGGGACAGGCAAACTCGCGCTGGCTATGAGAGATGGCGATCTAGAGATGGGCTCGCTCATGGCCGGTCAATCAGCCGCACTGGTTTGCAAGATTCAGCCTGCCGCCGAGATCATCGACGAGATGATGACCGAGGCAAGCTTGATGATCCGCTCGATGCCTGCAAATCTTCTGGAGGCATGA